One window of the Rhipicephalus sanguineus isolate Rsan-2018 chromosome 2, BIME_Rsan_1.4, whole genome shotgun sequence genome contains the following:
- the LOC125757399 gene encoding G protein pathway suppressor 2-like, which translates to MSLLVERPKMNLQTWAALKTYIMRERERKRLEQATAEAFERRRQEQELMLRQDDMMLQNIRDEIRLLEQLVQELKQEEQQLLMLEKLRIEVQREDNPRHPAIGRDVGHAHAA; encoded by the coding sequence ATGTCGCTGCTGGTCGAACGACCGAAGATGAATCTTCAGACTTGGGCTGCATTGAAGACCTACATCATGAGAGAACGGGAACGGAAGAGGCTGGAACAAGCAACTGCCGAAGCATTCGAACGGAGGCGTCAAGAACAGGAATTGATGCTCAGGCAAGACGACATGATGCTGCAGAACATCAGAGATGAGATTAGGCTGTTGGAACAGCTGGTACAGGAATTAAAGCAGGAAGAGCAGCAGCTTCTCatgcttgagaagcttcgcaTAGAAGTTCAACGCGAAGACAACCCCCGCCATCCAGCTATCGGCAGAGATGTCGGCCATGCGCACGCAGCCTAG